The Kitasatospora sp. NBC_01287 genome contains a region encoding:
- a CDS encoding NAD-dependent epimerase/dehydratase family protein, with the protein MSSDTAAGFGKIWAMKILIIGGTWFLGRAVVRGALDRGWAVTTFNRGRSGRDLPGVEAIHGDRTDPGDLARLASHGPWDAVIDTSAGEQPPRTVLAGAQTLEPVAERYAYISTASVYAGWPDHPLSVGDELLDGPPDADEDYGRNPPGWLGPNLHYGRQKAGAERAVLAAFGEHRSWIVRPGVILGPGEYVGRLPWWLNRAERGGRILAPGKPTKGIQPVDVRDVAEFALDLANRPGGGVHNATGPIGRDTMGQLLQTCLDVTASSGQLEWVGDEVLLDHGVEQWTELPLWRTHEGVWLIDSGSAYEAGLVCRPLAETVTDTWAWLQSGHLPVPHPRAAAHGIDPVKEAAILSAISPRP; encoded by the coding sequence ATGAGTAGCGACACCGCTGCCGGATTCGGCAAGATCTGGGCCATGAAGATTCTGATCATTGGCGGGACGTGGTTCCTCGGCAGAGCGGTCGTACGGGGCGCCCTCGACCGCGGCTGGGCAGTCACAACGTTCAACCGCGGCCGGTCAGGCCGGGATCTTCCTGGCGTGGAGGCAATCCACGGTGATCGAACCGATCCAGGAGACCTGGCTCGGTTGGCGTCCCATGGGCCCTGGGACGCGGTCATCGACACATCAGCGGGCGAACAGCCGCCCCGCACCGTGCTGGCCGGCGCGCAGACGTTGGAGCCTGTGGCTGAGCGGTATGCCTACATCTCGACGGCGTCGGTGTACGCCGGCTGGCCGGACCACCCTCTGAGCGTCGGGGACGAGCTCCTGGACGGGCCACCGGACGCTGACGAGGACTACGGCCGCAACCCCCCGGGGTGGCTGGGCCCGAACCTCCACTACGGCCGGCAGAAGGCCGGAGCCGAGCGCGCGGTGCTCGCCGCCTTCGGCGAGCACCGAAGCTGGATCGTGAGGCCCGGGGTCATTCTCGGGCCGGGCGAGTACGTCGGCCGACTTCCCTGGTGGCTGAACCGAGCTGAACGCGGTGGCCGGATCCTGGCGCCCGGCAAGCCGACCAAGGGCATCCAACCGGTCGACGTTCGCGACGTGGCCGAGTTCGCCCTCGACCTCGCGAATCGCCCCGGAGGCGGAGTGCACAACGCGACCGGCCCGATCGGCCGGGACACCATGGGCCAGCTCCTGCAGACATGCCTCGACGTCACTGCGAGCAGCGGGCAGCTCGAATGGGTTGGCGATGAAGTCCTACTGGACCACGGCGTGGAGCAGTGGACAGAACTCCCGCTGTGGCGCACCCACGAAGGGGTGTGGCTGATTGACTCGGGGAGCGCCTACGAGGCCGGGTTGGTCTGCCGGCCCTTGGCCGAGACGGTCACCGACACCTGGGCCTGGCTTCAATCGGGGCACCTTCCGGTGCCGCACCCGCGGGCCGCTGCCCACGGCATCGACCCTGTGAAGGAGGCGGCGATCCTGTCGGCCATTTCGCCTCGACCGTGA
- a CDS encoding cupin domain-containing protein, which produces MKHRLVSAVEEALGWEGPGLLGKQFARGGLGDIELVGRMLTPQGLLDMVMRRSLANPQFRCFRGGEELHPKTYLSPQISLRGQSIPMADMRRLGSLLREGATIVLDQANVFDPTMEVACRAMQWWSRENVQVNIYLTTNDAAGFDLHWDDHDVLIIQLAGEKDWEVRGASRQVPLYRDADRNNTPSDEVVWAGTMKTGDVMHIPRGYWHQASRVGRGQGQSMHMTLGFAKRTGVNWLSWMADWSRESELFRRDLDRWGTLEEREGQQRELAAAAARIVASRSPEDYLAAREREAIAPRHVPLLEVFGPLEAAVCITDFPPAIEENGKTVDVRAAGKKLTFAAKALPALRVLLSGQPVRLDEAARLVGNEVEDVAKILTEEELCASLTPELFSGYTGLVTNASC; this is translated from the coding sequence GTGAAGCACCGTCTGGTGAGTGCAGTTGAGGAAGCTCTGGGGTGGGAGGGCCCCGGGCTGCTCGGGAAGCAGTTTGCTCGGGGCGGCCTCGGCGACATCGAACTGGTGGGGCGGATGCTGACCCCCCAGGGGCTTCTCGACATGGTGATGCGCCGCAGCCTGGCGAACCCTCAGTTCCGCTGCTTCCGCGGCGGCGAGGAGCTGCACCCCAAGACCTACCTCAGTCCGCAGATCTCGCTCAGGGGCCAGAGCATTCCGATGGCGGACATGCGGCGGCTGGGCAGCCTCCTGCGCGAGGGCGCGACGATCGTCCTGGACCAGGCGAACGTCTTCGACCCGACGATGGAGGTGGCGTGTCGAGCCATGCAGTGGTGGTCCCGGGAGAACGTCCAGGTCAATATCTACCTAACCACCAACGACGCCGCAGGCTTCGACCTGCACTGGGATGACCACGATGTCCTGATCATCCAATTGGCCGGCGAGAAGGACTGGGAGGTGCGCGGAGCCTCACGCCAAGTTCCGCTGTACCGCGACGCCGACCGGAACAACACGCCCAGCGATGAGGTCGTCTGGGCCGGCACGATGAAGACCGGCGACGTCATGCACATTCCGCGCGGCTACTGGCACCAGGCGTCCCGTGTCGGCCGCGGCCAAGGCCAGAGCATGCACATGACGCTCGGCTTCGCGAAGAGGACCGGAGTGAACTGGCTTTCCTGGATGGCTGATTGGTCCCGCGAGTCCGAACTCTTCCGTCGTGACCTCGACCGGTGGGGCACCCTCGAAGAACGAGAGGGCCAGCAGCGGGAACTTGCCGCTGCTGCCGCCCGCATCGTCGCCTCGCGGAGTCCAGAAGACTACCTGGCTGCCCGCGAACGGGAGGCCATCGCACCCCGGCACGTGCCGCTCCTGGAGGTCTTCGGGCCGTTGGAAGCCGCGGTGTGCATCACCGACTTCCCGCCCGCGATCGAGGAGAACGGCAAGACGGTCGACGTTCGCGCGGCCGGGAAGAAGCTGACCTTCGCCGCCAAGGCCCTGCCTGCTCTGCGCGTGCTTCTCAGTGGGCAGCCCGTGAGGCTGGACGAGGCAGCACGCCTCGTGGGCAACGAAGTTGAGGACGTGGCGAAGATCCTTACGGAGGAAGAACTGTGCGCGAGCCTCACCCCCGAGTTGTTCTCGGGCTACACCGGTCTCGTTACGAACGCCAGCTGCTGA
- a CDS encoding aldo/keto reductase, protein MREPHPRVVLGLHRSRYERQLLTSALELGITAIDTSFNYRDFGAHRRLTEIGGDLLPHLTLSTKVGFFPGTGRAEHSLDPGRLRLALEQTNRDLRRVPDLVFLHNPERSLREAPDGRDMLAQACATLDDATAQGLCRSWGISSWDPSSLPNLIDPTAPKPSVLMVRAGLLVGIRTLDTADDLATRWGLPADSMWGMSPFGGDATDPVWEKLDPRVFLRNPRSSLSRPQAAFRAAYHLPRVGSVAVGSDDSDHLRELLAALDCPVDDQVVSEYRDLLLGRASRQPA, encoded by the coding sequence GTGCGCGAGCCTCACCCCCGAGTTGTTCTCGGGCTACACCGGTCTCGTTACGAACGCCAGCTGCTGACGAGCGCCCTGGAACTGGGCATCACAGCGATCGATACGAGCTTCAACTACCGCGATTTCGGGGCGCACAGGAGGCTAACGGAGATCGGCGGCGACCTCCTCCCGCACCTCACGTTGTCGACCAAGGTCGGATTCTTCCCGGGGACCGGCAGAGCAGAGCACTCTCTCGACCCCGGCCGACTACGGCTCGCCCTGGAGCAGACGAATCGGGACCTTCGGCGAGTTCCGGACCTCGTCTTCCTGCACAACCCGGAACGCTCACTACGGGAAGCCCCGGACGGCCGAGACATGCTGGCCCAGGCATGTGCCACCCTCGATGACGCCACGGCTCAGGGGTTGTGCAGATCTTGGGGCATCTCGTCCTGGGATCCGTCCTCGCTTCCCAATCTGATCGACCCGACGGCCCCGAAGCCGTCTGTCCTCATGGTCCGTGCTGGCCTGCTGGTCGGGATCAGGACGCTGGATACCGCCGACGACCTCGCCACCCGGTGGGGCTTGCCGGCCGATTCGATGTGGGGCATGAGCCCCTTTGGGGGCGACGCCACAGACCCCGTCTGGGAGAAGCTCGATCCTCGTGTCTTCCTCCGGAACCCTCGGAGTTCACTGTCCCGTCCGCAGGCAGCGTTCCGGGCCGCCTACCACCTCCCCCGCGTCGGCAGTGTGGCCGTCGGCTCGGACGATTCCGATCATCTTCGGGAGCTGCTCGCCGCCCTGGACTGCCCGGTGGATGACCAGGTGGTGTCCGAGTATCGGGACCTCCTGCTCGGCCGGGCGAGCCGTCAACCGGCTTGA
- a CDS encoding NUDIX domain-containing protein codes for MPEKVTKEKVLVYVVRDGRLLVFRHTDYSYEEVGIQVPAGSIRPGEAPEAAALREAREETGLNDFKIVRKLGETEYDISPYRFEIQHRHVFHLELTEPTPERWMSQEDHDGEQEPTRFECFWIPLEAAHILQSGQGALLGRLSD; via the coding sequence ATGCCAGAGAAGGTCACCAAGGAGAAGGTGCTCGTCTACGTCGTGCGCGACGGGCGGCTGCTGGTGTTCCGGCACACCGATTACAGCTACGAGGAGGTCGGCATCCAGGTCCCGGCCGGCAGTATCCGCCCCGGGGAGGCCCCGGAGGCCGCCGCGCTGCGAGAGGCCCGGGAGGAGACCGGCCTGAACGACTTCAAGATCGTGCGCAAGCTCGGCGAGACCGAGTACGACATCAGCCCGTACCGCTTCGAGATCCAGCACCGGCACGTCTTCCACCTGGAGCTCACCGAGCCCACCCCGGAGCGGTGGATGAGCCAGGAGGACCACGACGGCGAGCAGGAGCCCACCCGCTTCGAGTGCTTCTGGATTCCGCTGGAGGCCGCGCACATCCTCCAGTCCGGCCAGGGCGCCCTGCTGGGACGCCTGTCCGACTAA
- a CDS encoding radical SAM protein, with amino-acid sequence MHRTTEQHHPIDQLYRSLESEDTRTAVSVIVKLRGETCDIDCPHCYEKRKEVPGGARISPDQIGQLARLFRHRPLAVELHGGEPLTAGREVIAEILRELAAQPQVVRVSMQTNGVQLDGQWLDLFDELCPGLQIGVSLDGDAQGNSWRLGYDGEPVYPRVAAALELLAERGRKVGVITTVTPAVLGRAEEVLDHLAAFAAVNAVSFVPCFDTTIRRSTAIRARRVPASRLLQQAALAGDEGPAWAIHPDEYAEFVLAATAHWISAGHFTRLKLEPAVSAIRRLRGLGSGFCHFSDLKCDHVFTLYPDNRFGSCDELPWPQARLTQLDEITGQHELASLQQGSLLLNQGKSLMAKCASCDYRSTCGGGCIATRWRQDPAADGDAYCDYRMRMIDGIAALLAQPAHAEGAWCQTLRWHPRTPNSMRDVNAFTTRWDNPAATRAEVRLHASEHGNINTVGLPGVHEADDLDPAHSKWCEAIEPRVWPLVDALTTGWGLITYDSCQGHPYSGLDLTPAELRVGLLLRDREEYARAAAALCRAATATVLPDGIEVRVARSELTCESTHATTPVLDLSLHPDHQQDWNAYFAHLDTAARALADALTAEHPMGTRCSCPLPAPAAKDRAVAG; translated from the coding sequence ATGCACCGCACCACCGAACAGCACCATCCGATCGACCAGCTCTACCGGAGCCTGGAGTCCGAGGACACCCGCACGGCGGTTTCGGTGATCGTCAAGCTGCGCGGGGAGACCTGTGACATCGACTGCCCCCACTGCTACGAGAAGCGCAAGGAGGTGCCCGGCGGAGCCCGGATCAGCCCCGACCAGATCGGACAGCTGGCCCGGCTCTTCCGGCACCGTCCCCTCGCCGTCGAGCTCCATGGTGGGGAGCCGCTGACCGCCGGCCGCGAGGTGATCGCCGAGATCCTGCGCGAACTCGCCGCTCAGCCGCAGGTCGTGCGGGTGTCGATGCAGACCAACGGCGTCCAGCTCGACGGGCAGTGGCTCGACCTGTTCGACGAGCTCTGCCCCGGCCTTCAGATCGGCGTCTCCCTCGACGGCGACGCCCAGGGCAACTCCTGGCGCCTCGGCTACGACGGCGAGCCCGTTTACCCGCGCGTCGCGGCGGCCCTGGAGCTGCTGGCCGAGCGGGGCCGCAAGGTCGGCGTCATCACCACCGTGACCCCGGCCGTGCTGGGCCGGGCCGAGGAGGTCCTGGACCACCTCGCCGCGTTCGCGGCGGTCAACGCGGTCAGCTTCGTGCCCTGTTTCGACACCACCATCCGCCGCTCCACCGCGATCAGGGCCCGGCGCGTCCCGGCCAGCCGCCTGCTCCAGCAGGCCGCCCTCGCGGGCGACGAGGGCCCGGCGTGGGCGATCCACCCCGACGAGTACGCCGAGTTCGTGCTGGCCGCCACCGCCCACTGGATCAGCGCCGGACACTTCACCCGCCTCAAGCTGGAGCCGGCCGTCTCCGCGATCCGGCGCCTGCGCGGCTTAGGCAGCGGCTTCTGCCACTTTTCCGACCTCAAGTGCGACCACGTCTTCACCCTCTACCCCGATAACCGGTTCGGCAGCTGCGACGAACTGCCTTGGCCCCAGGCCCGCCTGACCCAGCTCGACGAGATCACCGGCCAGCACGAGCTGGCCAGCCTTCAGCAGGGCTCCCTCCTGCTGAACCAGGGCAAGTCACTGATGGCCAAGTGCGCGAGCTGCGACTACCGCAGCACCTGCGGCGGCGGCTGCATCGCCACCCGCTGGCGCCAGGACCCGGCTGCGGACGGCGACGCCTACTGCGACTACCGGATGCGCATGATCGACGGCATCGCCGCCCTCCTTGCCCAGCCCGCCCACGCCGAAGGCGCCTGGTGCCAGACCCTTCGCTGGCACCCCCGTACCCCGAACAGCATGCGCGATGTGAACGCCTTCACCACCCGCTGGGACAACCCCGCAGCCACCCGCGCCGAGGTCAGGCTGCACGCCAGCGAGCACGGCAACATCAACACCGTCGGCCTGCCCGGCGTCCACGAGGCCGACGACCTCGACCCCGCCCACTCGAAGTGGTGCGAGGCGATCGAACCCCGGGTCTGGCCCCTGGTCGACGCCCTTACCACCGGCTGGGGCCTGATCACCTACGACAGCTGCCAGGGCCACCCCTACAGCGGCCTGGACCTGACCCCCGCCGAACTGCGGGTCGGCCTTCTGTTGCGCGACCGCGAAGAGTACGCTCGCGCCGCCGCGGCCCTGTGCCGCGCGGCCACCGCCACCGTGCTGCCCGACGGCATCGAGGTCCGCGTCGCCCGCTCCGAGCTGACCTGCGAAAGCACCCACGCCACCACCCCGGTCCTCGACCTCAGCCTCCACCCGGACCACCAGCAGGACTGGAACGCCTACTTCGCCCACCTGGACACCGCCGCCCGCGCTTTGGCCGACGCGCTGACCGCCGAGCACCCGATGGGCACCAGGTGCTCCTGCCCGCTACCGGCCCCGGCTGCCAAGGACCGGGCGGTGGCAGGGTGA
- a CDS encoding AAA family ATPase, protein MLMALEGLPGAGKSTLRDRLLADAGTQGIPLDHTGQFSWLSLAATRTLVRLRAGAPADDPEEAVEAACWDLTLHARFNLTPALSQGPVLADRLSLSTACLLALVHQRPVAEYVKRLAEQQRARPELTVLLTTDPALCQARLAGRETAPRFTDRPEATTRLADLYPQAATAWTRCTGLEVWQRPCTTKADLDQLAADSLAHLNGSTRPSAT, encoded by the coding sequence GTGCTCATGGCCCTGGAAGGACTACCCGGCGCCGGAAAGAGCACCCTGCGAGACCGCCTCCTTGCCGACGCCGGAACCCAAGGCATCCCGCTCGACCACACCGGCCAGTTCTCCTGGCTCTCCCTCGCCGCCACCCGCACCCTGGTGCGGCTGCGGGCCGGAGCGCCGGCCGACGACCCCGAAGAAGCCGTCGAAGCGGCCTGCTGGGACCTCACCCTCCACGCCCGGTTCAACCTCACCCCCGCTCTCTCCCAGGGCCCGGTCCTCGCCGACCGGCTCAGTCTCTCCACGGCCTGTCTGCTCGCACTGGTCCACCAGCGCCCGGTCGCCGAGTACGTCAAGCGCCTCGCGGAGCAACAGCGGGCCCGCCCGGAGCTGACCGTCCTGCTGACCACCGACCCCGCGCTGTGCCAGGCCCGGCTCGCCGGCCGCGAGACCGCCCCGCGCTTCACCGACCGCCCCGAGGCCACCACCCGCCTCGCCGACCTCTACCCGCAGGCCGCCACCGCCTGGACCCGCTGCACCGGCCTCGAGGTCTGGCAGCGGCCCTGCACCACCAAGGCCGACCTCGACCAGCTGGCCGCCGACAGCCTCGCCCACCTGAACGGCTCCACCCGCCCATCCGCGACCTGA
- a CDS encoding protein kinase, which yields MNLHPLHPAAWVLDQLSTDGWQVSDLLAFTRASTLVTAHRPGQQPVVLKAGFGSNHVLAELPADQRPAAYGFYWYAQMTDAERALAREDFRHEADLTRAAVGADHVVPLLDQGRGERFDWYTMPLCDGGNFRTFMASCKDTDEGLDILADVADGLLTLHKRGIVHRDVYQENILIHQGRGLITDLGAARRLATERGPEHRSPEVHWPPEYITGYHQATAAADVFSLAVLIYRYLCADIPRLGGHANLTLIPAVLRTLVVAALADQPGDRPGMSDLASALRAAARTTQH from the coding sequence ATGAACCTTCACCCCCTCCACCCCGCCGCCTGGGTCCTCGACCAGCTCAGCACGGACGGCTGGCAGGTGAGCGACCTGCTCGCGTTCACCCGCGCCAGCACCCTGGTCACCGCCCACCGCCCCGGCCAGCAGCCCGTCGTGCTGAAGGCCGGCTTCGGCAGCAACCACGTCCTGGCCGAACTCCCCGCCGACCAGCGGCCCGCCGCCTACGGCTTCTACTGGTACGCGCAGATGACCGACGCCGAACGGGCCCTGGCCCGGGAGGACTTCCGCCACGAGGCCGACCTCACCCGGGCCGCCGTCGGCGCCGACCACGTCGTCCCCCTGCTCGACCAGGGCCGCGGCGAGCGGTTCGACTGGTACACCATGCCGCTCTGCGACGGCGGGAACTTCCGCACCTTCATGGCCTCCTGCAAGGACACCGACGAGGGCCTGGACATCCTCGCCGACGTCGCCGACGGCCTGCTCACCCTGCACAAGCGCGGCATCGTCCACCGGGACGTCTACCAGGAAAACATCCTCATCCACCAGGGCCGCGGGCTAATCACCGACCTCGGCGCCGCCCGCCGCCTGGCCACCGAGCGCGGACCCGAGCACCGGAGCCCCGAGGTCCACTGGCCGCCCGAGTACATCACCGGCTACCACCAAGCCACCGCCGCCGCCGACGTGTTCAGCCTCGCCGTCCTGATCTACCGCTACCTGTGCGCGGACATCCCCCGCCTCGGCGGCCACGCCAACCTCACCCTCATCCCCGCGGTGCTGCGGACCCTGGTCGTCGCCGCGCTCGCCGACCAGCCCGGCGACCGCCCCGGCATGAGCGACCTCGCTTCCGCACTCCGCGCCGCCGCCCGCACCACCCAGCACTGA
- a CDS encoding HEXXH motif-containing putative peptide modification protein: MDNPGLFDFPPTTRLHRERTRKIHTILSPDTQPPPSAVGSAADYCLAHHTLEGAESAARSGERATFDWYTANPRADIATPTTIGPRVVVAPDLTDLPRSPISETPYYVLGPGTEPAPLGLRTLAADAFATAADTGFGTLLTAHAVVVVLLRTKQLDDTLDSWTITRLPGTVFLDHVGDPVVLARDLIHEAGHNWLNDALTATGCKIDDQVAFHSPWKQSMRPAFGFLHACWAFPLTMLYTARVLEHTEGDVQRFLTAYLDQQRGHLATTAADHPRALELVGDEALRERLAAVHRQALTL, encoded by the coding sequence GTGGACAACCCCGGCCTCTTCGACTTCCCGCCGACCACCCGCCTGCACCGCGAGCGCACCCGCAAGATCCACACGATCCTCAGCCCCGACACCCAGCCCCCGCCCTCGGCCGTGGGCTCCGCCGCCGACTACTGCCTCGCCCACCACACTCTCGAAGGCGCCGAGAGCGCCGCCCGCTCCGGCGAGCGGGCCACCTTCGACTGGTACACCGCCAACCCGCGCGCCGACATCGCCACCCCCACCACCATCGGCCCACGCGTCGTCGTCGCCCCCGACCTCACCGACCTGCCCCGCTCCCCGATCTCCGAGACCCCGTACTACGTGCTCGGCCCAGGCACCGAACCCGCACCGCTCGGCCTTCGGACCCTGGCGGCCGACGCGTTCGCCACCGCCGCCGACACCGGCTTCGGCACCCTGCTGACCGCCCACGCCGTCGTGGTGGTCCTGCTACGGACCAAGCAGCTCGACGACACCCTCGACAGCTGGACCATCACCCGCCTGCCCGGCACCGTCTTCCTCGACCACGTCGGCGACCCCGTCGTCCTGGCCCGCGACCTCATCCACGAAGCCGGCCACAACTGGCTGAACGACGCCCTCACTGCCACCGGCTGCAAGATCGACGACCAGGTGGCCTTCCACTCCCCGTGGAAGCAGAGCATGCGGCCCGCCTTCGGGTTCCTCCACGCCTGCTGGGCCTTCCCCCTCACCATGCTCTACACCGCCCGCGTCCTGGAGCACACCGAAGGCGACGTGCAGCGCTTCCTGACCGCCTACCTCGACCAGCAGCGCGGTCACCTCGCCACCACCGCCGCCGACCACCCGCGCGCGCTCGAACTGGTCGGCGACGAGGCCCTGCGCGAGCGGCTGGCCGCCGTCCACCGCCAGGCGCTCACCCTGTGA
- a CDS encoding serine hydrolase, giving the protein MSAERPSAPGLTLLVHLPGQEPACWHTGLASVEHHVPIGPGTAFNTGSVAKQITAHLVLLATRDNLVQLHQPAADLLPRLKLTDVTIADLITHTSGLRDAESLLSLAGLRDLDHYTADDLRTLAYRQRERAVPEGQFLYSNTNYLLLAELLATVHCTTLADLARHRIFDPLGMHATLFRADPRQVVPGAAAAYRPTRDGWQHTQTPVALPGPGTLFTTTGDLDRWLGHLHQMWQHDNNPLPWEEVLGYRTADHQPYLYGPGLYADPRPGHTAVFHYGHEHGFSAATHLTRDGLRIVCLANTTDLAADHATTAVLRELAEHPGQDLEELIPLAAGHTRRLAKTAADGREDDDGRLRRELGHFTCDQVPGALRLTRTGDTLHLWRRGTQDRLAQAGSTTWAGNGYTLTLTGDTDDIDGFTLDLDRAPGLAYVRLRPP; this is encoded by the coding sequence GTGAGCGCCGAACGCCCGAGCGCCCCGGGCCTCACCCTGCTTGTCCACCTCCCTGGCCAGGAACCCGCCTGCTGGCACACCGGTCTGGCCAGCGTCGAGCACCACGTCCCGATCGGGCCCGGCACCGCCTTCAACACCGGCTCCGTCGCCAAGCAGATCACCGCCCACCTGGTCCTACTCGCGACCCGCGACAACCTGGTCCAACTCCACCAGCCGGCCGCCGACCTGCTGCCCCGCCTGAAGCTCACCGACGTGACCATCGCCGACCTGATCACCCACACCTCCGGCCTGCGCGACGCCGAATCCCTGCTCTCCCTCGCCGGACTGCGCGACCTCGACCACTACACCGCCGACGACCTGCGAACCCTCGCCTACCGCCAACGCGAACGCGCCGTCCCCGAAGGACAGTTCCTCTACAGCAACACCAACTACCTCCTGCTCGCCGAACTCCTCGCAACCGTCCACTGCACCACGCTGGCCGACCTCGCCCGCCATCGGATCTTTGACCCGCTCGGCATGCACGCCACCCTCTTCAGAGCCGACCCCCGCCAAGTCGTCCCCGGCGCCGCAGCCGCCTACCGGCCCACCCGGGACGGCTGGCAGCACACCCAGACCCCCGTCGCCCTGCCCGGCCCCGGCACCCTCTTCACCACCACTGGTGACCTCGACCGCTGGCTCGGCCACCTCCACCAGATGTGGCAGCACGACAACAACCCGCTGCCCTGGGAGGAAGTGCTCGGCTACCGGACAGCCGACCACCAGCCGTACCTGTACGGGCCCGGCCTCTACGCCGACCCTCGCCCCGGACACACCGCCGTCTTCCACTACGGCCATGAGCACGGCTTCTCCGCCGCCACCCATCTCACCCGCGACGGGCTGCGGATCGTCTGCCTGGCCAACACCACCGACCTGGCCGCCGACCACGCCACCACCGCCGTGCTCCGCGAACTCGCCGAGCACCCCGGCCAGGACCTGGAAGAGCTGATACCCCTGGCGGCCGGGCACACGCGACGGCTGGCCAAAACCGCCGCCGACGGCCGCGAGGACGACGACGGACGGCTCCGCCGCGAACTCGGCCACTTCACTTGTGACCAGGTGCCGGGAGCCCTGCGGCTCACCCGCACCGGCGACACGCTCCACCTGTGGCGCCGCGGTACGCAGGACCGCCTGGCCCAGGCCGGGTCCACCACCTGGGCGGGCAACGGCTACACCCTCACCCTGACCGGCGACACGGATGACATCGACGGCTTCACCCTCGACCTCGACCGGGCGCCCGGTCTGGCCTACGTCCGCCTGCGGCCGCCCTGA
- a CDS encoding HD domain-containing protein translates to MLVPGWAERIAEQELAASLPRRWAHSQGVARQAERLAPALGPDAALLAGAAVLHDVGYAPRLATTGFHPLDGARFLRDSHGVDDRLTRLVANHSFALLEAEERGLRPLLELEFPLSEDQVLVDSLVYCDMTTTPDGSPTTSRQRVAEIVGRYGGDSIVGRFIRRAEPLIRAAVARTEERAAAAGVQPR, encoded by the coding sequence ATGCTTGTGCCCGGGTGGGCGGAACGGATCGCGGAACAGGAACTGGCGGCGAGCCTGCCCCGGCGGTGGGCGCATTCCCAGGGGGTGGCTCGGCAGGCTGAGCGCCTTGCCCCGGCTCTCGGGCCGGACGCCGCACTTCTGGCCGGGGCGGCGGTGCTGCACGATGTCGGTTACGCGCCTCGGCTCGCCACCACGGGCTTCCACCCGTTGGACGGTGCCCGGTTCCTGCGCGACTCCCACGGCGTGGACGACCGTCTGACCCGGCTGGTCGCCAACCACTCGTTCGCGCTGCTGGAGGCCGAGGAGCGCGGGCTGCGGCCTCTCCTGGAGCTGGAGTTCCCGTTGTCCGAGGACCAGGTGCTGGTGGACTCGCTGGTCTACTGCGACATGACCACGACGCCCGACGGCTCGCCGACCACCTCGCGGCAGCGTGTCGCGGAGATCGTCGGCCGCTACGGCGGTGACAGCATCGTGGGGCGGTTCATCCGCCGGGCCGAGCCGCTGATCCGCGCTGCCGTGGCCCGTACGGAGGAGCGTGCGGCCGCTGCGGGGGTTCAGCCGAGGTAG
- a CDS encoding NUDIX hydrolase, with amino-acid sequence MPGRTEYYGDPAAPAANSLVPASNLLVQNEDGAILLQRRRDTGQWALPGGKQDIGESAADCAVRECQEETGIKAEITGFLGVYSNPAHIVVYSSNGEARQQFEVVYIGRPVGGTPTINDEADGVLWVRPGDLDDYDIHPSMRQQIGHYLRGQYPYLG; translated from the coding sequence ATGCCCGGCAGGACTGAGTACTACGGCGATCCGGCGGCACCGGCGGCCAACTCGTTGGTACCCGCGAGCAACCTGCTCGTTCAAAACGAGGACGGCGCGATCCTTCTGCAGCGCCGGCGCGACACCGGGCAGTGGGCACTGCCAGGCGGCAAGCAGGACATCGGCGAGTCCGCCGCCGACTGCGCCGTGCGGGAGTGCCAGGAGGAGACCGGAATCAAGGCGGAGATCACCGGCTTCCTCGGGGTGTACTCCAACCCCGCACACATCGTCGTCTACAGCAGCAACGGCGAAGCCCGCCAGCAGTTCGAAGTCGTCTATATCGGCCGACCGGTCGGTGGCACGCCCACGATCAACGACGAGGCCGACGGCGTGCTCTGGGTGCGGCCGGGCGACCTGGACGACTACGACATCCACCCGAGCATGCGCCAGCAGATCGGCCACTACCTCCGCGGCCAGTACCCCTACCTCGGCTGA